A stretch of DNA from Bacillus sp. Marseille-Q1617:
TTTGTCAGTCCTTTTGTTTAAATTACGAGATTATTAATATGAAACCCTGTCAAAGAAGTATAGCAGTAAATTTTTGAAAATTTTAACAATTAAAACGCTTTCAGTTAATAGATTATTTCGTCTATTGAATTTACACAGGGGAACTTGTTGAGAAGCTTGACTCTTCGTGTTATTTTAGAAATAATCAATAGTCTATTGGTCCATAATAAATGGGAATAAAGATATTCCATAATAATGTTAACTGATGATATGTGAAACCATTAACAATATGGTGAATTATTCCTTTACATATTAATTTCTTCATGAGGTGATGAAAGTGAAAAAGATAGGAGTACTAACAAGTGGCGGAGACTCTCCAGGCATGAATGCCGCTGTACGTGCGGTCGTTCGTAAAGCTATTTTTCATGGAGTTGAAGTGTACGGTATTTACCAGGGATATAACGGCTTGATTAATGGTAACATCAAGAAGCTGGAGCTTGGTTCTGTAGGGGATATCATCCACCGCGGCGGAACGATGCTGTATACTGCCCGATGCGAAGAGTTCAAAACAAAAGAAGGTCAGAAAAAAGGGATCGAGCAGCTTGAAAAACACGGTATCGAAGGTCTTGTTGTAATCGGCGGAGACGGATCTTATCAAGGTGCCAAAGCCTTGACTGAATGGGGATATCCTTGTGTGGGAGTACCTGGTACGATTGATAATGATATCCCGGGTACAGAGTTCACGATCGGTTTTGATACAGCACTGAACACAGTGATCGATGCGATTGACAAAATCCGTGATACTGCCACTTCTCATGAGAGAACATTCATCATTGAAGTCATGGGCCGGAATGCAGGGGATATTGCACTATGGGCAGGACTTGCAGGTGGAGCGGAGACTGTCATCATTCCTGAAGAGAAATTTGACATGGACGATATCGTCAGCCGTTTAAACAAAGGTCAGGAACGCGGTAAGAAGCACAGCGTCATCATCGTTGCAGAAGGCGTGATGTCCGGTAACGAATTTGCAAATCGCTTTACAGAAGCGACAGGCATGGATACAAGAGTTTCGGTACTCGGACATATTCAGCGCGGTGGAACTCCGACAGCTTCGGACCGTGTGTTAGCCAGCCGTCTGGGTGCACGTGCCGTTGAACTCCTGATGGCAGGAAAAGGCGGAAGAGCAGTGGGGATCGAAAAGAATGAAATGGTTGATTATGACATCATCGAAGCACTTGCAAAGCCTCACAAAATTGATTTGGATATGTACCGGCTTTCAAAAGAGCTATCTATTTAATAATTGCTGAAAGATTCAGGAGGTAAAATATATGAGAAAAGCTAAAATTGTATGTACCATTGGCCCTGCCAGTGAAAGTGTAGAAAAATTGTCTCAGCTGATCGAAGCGGGAATGAACGTTGCCCGATTGAACTTCTCTCACGGTGATCATGAAGAGCATGGACAGCGAATTAAAAACATTCGCGAAGCAGCTTCAAAAGCTGGTAAAAACGTAGGGATCCTTCTTGATACGAAAGGTCCTGAAATCCGTACAAATAATATGGAAAATGATGGGTTCGAACTGCAGCAGGGAGCGTCTGTCATTGTATCCATGAAAGAAGTATTGGGTACACCCGAGAAATTCTCCGTTACATATGAAGGATTGATCGATGACGTGCACGTCGGTTCTAAGATTCTTTTGGATGACGGTCTGGTTGGACTGGAAGTGACGGATATCGATAAGGCAAACGGTGAGATTCATACCAAGGTTGCAAATACCGGTATGCTGAAAAATAAAAAAGGTGTTAACGTGCCTGGCGTGTCTGTTAACCTGCCTGGAATCACGGATAAGGATGCGAAAGATATCATCTTCGGTATCGAACAGGAAGTGGATTTCATCGCAGCTTCATTCGTACGCCGTGCTTCTGACGTACTGGAAATCCGTCAATTGCTTGAAGAGCATAATGCATCGCACATTCAAATCATCCCTAAGATCGAAAACCAAGAGGGTGTCGATAACATCGATGAAATCCTTGAAGTGTCCGATGGATTGATGGTTGCCCGTGGAGATCTGGGTGTCGAAATCCCGGCAGAAGAAGTACCTCTTGTACAAAAACAACTGATCAAGAAATGCAACTCACAAGGGAAGCCTGTCATCACTGCTACTCAAATGCTTGATTCCATGCAGCGCAACCCAAGACCGACAAGAGCGGAAGCAAGTGACGTGGCCAACGCCATTTTTGACGGAACGGATGCCATCATGCTATCGGGTGAAACAGCTGCAGGGACGTATCCTGTAGAGGCGGTACAAACGATGCATAATATTGCTTCAAGAGCAGAAACGGCACTTGATTTCAATGAAATCCTTTCATCCCGCAGCAAAGAAAGCGATCATAACATGACGGATGCAATCGGACAGTCAGTGGCCCACACTGCAATCAACCTGGATGTCAATGCCATCGTGGCACCGACGGAAAGCGGTCATACAGCACGCATGATTTCTAAATATCGTCCAAAAGCTCCGATCGTAGCCGTGACTGGGACCGAATCTGTATCCAGAAGATTGGCACTTGTATGGGGAGTGTACCCGACAGTCGGACGCAGAGTATCGACTACAGATGAAATGCTTGATATGGCTGTGGAAGAAAGCTTGAATTCCGGAATGACAAAACACGGTGACCTGATTGTGATCACAGCAGGTGTACCAATCGGTGAATCAGGCACGACCAACCTGATGAAGATTCATGTTGTGGGTGACATCGTCGCTAAAGGACAAGGGATCGGACGTAAATCTGCTTACGGAAAAGCTGTCGTAGCTTCAAACGCAAAAGAAGCAGTGGAAAACGTTCAACCGGGTTCAGTACTTGTGACGATCGGTACAGATAAAGAAATGATGCCTGCCCTTGAGAAATGCTCAGCATTGATTGTCGAGGAAGGTGGATTGACAAGCCACGCAGCTGTAGTGGGGATCAACCTTGGTATTCCTGTGGTTGTGGGAGTGGAAAATGCCACTTCCATGTTTGAAAATGGACAGGAAA
This window harbors:
- the pfkA gene encoding 6-phosphofructokinase, which encodes MKKIGVLTSGGDSPGMNAAVRAVVRKAIFHGVEVYGIYQGYNGLINGNIKKLELGSVGDIIHRGGTMLYTARCEEFKTKEGQKKGIEQLEKHGIEGLVVIGGDGSYQGAKALTEWGYPCVGVPGTIDNDIPGTEFTIGFDTALNTVIDAIDKIRDTATSHERTFIIEVMGRNAGDIALWAGLAGGAETVIIPEEKFDMDDIVSRLNKGQERGKKHSVIIVAEGVMSGNEFANRFTEATGMDTRVSVLGHIQRGGTPTASDRVLASRLGARAVELLMAGKGGRAVGIEKNEMVDYDIIEALAKPHKIDLDMYRLSKELSI
- the pyk gene encoding pyruvate kinase, translated to MRKAKIVCTIGPASESVEKLSQLIEAGMNVARLNFSHGDHEEHGQRIKNIREAASKAGKNVGILLDTKGPEIRTNNMENDGFELQQGASVIVSMKEVLGTPEKFSVTYEGLIDDVHVGSKILLDDGLVGLEVTDIDKANGEIHTKVANTGMLKNKKGVNVPGVSVNLPGITDKDAKDIIFGIEQEVDFIAASFVRRASDVLEIRQLLEEHNASHIQIIPKIENQEGVDNIDEILEVSDGLMVARGDLGVEIPAEEVPLVQKQLIKKCNSQGKPVITATQMLDSMQRNPRPTRAEASDVANAIFDGTDAIMLSGETAAGTYPVEAVQTMHNIASRAETALDFNEILSSRSKESDHNMTDAIGQSVAHTAINLDVNAIVAPTESGHTARMISKYRPKAPIVAVTGTESVSRRLALVWGVYPTVGRRVSTTDEMLDMAVEESLNSGMTKHGDLIVITAGVPIGESGTTNLMKIHVVGDIVAKGQGIGRKSAYGKAVVASNAKEAVENVQPGSVLVTIGTDKEMMPALEKCSALIVEEGGLTSHAAVVGINLGIPVVVGVENATSMFENGQEITVDATRGVIYNGHASVL